One Aegilops tauschii subsp. strangulata cultivar AL8/78 chromosome 7, Aet v6.0, whole genome shotgun sequence genomic window carries:
- the LOC109754907 gene encoding protein DMP3: protein MEQLRISLINNTMASPSPSSTVIQMPPSPHTNGGTAGLAPATPEDAGDVPTTAPAAAAGPAASPTDKVMSSAANLAQLLPTGTVLAYQALSPSFTNHGKCFSSNQWLTAALVIILTISCILFTFTDSVLGRDQKLYYGIATPRGFNVFNFSDEEERQQWTPAEFRRLRIRPLDFVRAIFTALVFLTVAFSDVGLQNCFFPNAGMDTQELLKNLPLGIAFLSSFVFMIFPTKRKGIGYSDTTPRQKLT, encoded by the coding sequence ATGGAACAGCTCAGGATATCTCTCATCAACAACACGATGGCGTCACCTTCTCCGTCTTCCACAGTGATCCAGATGCCTCCAAGTCCACACACCAACGGCGGGACAGCGGGCTTGGCTCCGGCCACGCCCGAGGACGCCGGCGATGTGCCAACCACAGCGCCCGCAGCAGCTGCTGGACCAGCAGCCAGCCCGACCGACAAGGTCATGTCGAGCGCCGCGAACCTCGCGCAGCTGCTACCGACGGGCACGGTGCTGGCGTACCAGGCGCTGTCCCCGTCCTTCACCAACCACGGCAAGTGCTTCTCCTCCAACCAGTGGCTCACCGCGGCGCTGGTGATCATCCTCACCATCTCGTGCATCCTCTTCACCTTCACCGACAGTGTACTTGGCCGCGACCAGAAGCTCTACTACGGCATCGCCACGCCGCGCGGTTTCAACGTGTTCAACTTCTCGGACGAAGAGGAGAGGCAGCAGTGGACTCCCGCTGAGTTCCGCAGGCTCCGCATCCGGCCGCTGGACTTCGTGCGCGCCATCTTCACGGCCCTGGTGTTCCTCACCGTAGCTTTCAGCGACGTGGGGCTGCAGAACTGCTTCTTCCCCAACGCTGGCATGGACACCCAGGAGCTTCTCAAGAACCTGCCTCTGGGCATTGCGTTTTTGTCCAGTTTTGTGTTCATGATCTTCCCCACAAAAAGGAAGGGCATCGGCTACAGCGACACCACCCCTCGCCAAAAGCTCACTTGA